A DNA window from Burkholderia sp. HI2500 contains the following coding sequences:
- a CDS encoding RNA ligase family protein, with protein sequence MTLDFRAYAQSLDLARYPRTPHLEGSRLQDGDEGHDHVPYRTLAGAHLVVEEKLDGANTGISFSPAGELLLQSRGHYLAGGGRERQFGFVKTWAAAHAGWLLDRLGDRYVMYGETMSKKHAVFYDALPHHFFEFDVFDRATGRFLSTPARRALLADGPVLSVPVLYEGIAPARLANLKAMLGPSLAKTPDWRRAFEETVRRQGLDLARAWQQCDKSERSEGLYVKVETDDTTTARLKWVRHDFVQAILESARHHSEQPFIPNLLAPGVDLYAPRPTVTWASIPAARPNP encoded by the coding sequence ATGACGCTGGATTTCCGCGCCTACGCGCAATCGCTCGACCTCGCCCGCTACCCGCGCACGCCGCACCTCGAAGGCTCGCGCCTGCAGGACGGCGACGAAGGTCACGACCACGTTCCCTATCGCACCCTCGCAGGCGCCCATCTCGTCGTCGAGGAAAAGCTCGACGGCGCGAACACGGGCATCAGCTTCAGCCCCGCGGGCGAACTGCTGCTGCAGTCGCGCGGCCACTATCTGGCCGGCGGCGGCCGCGAACGGCAGTTCGGGTTCGTGAAGACCTGGGCCGCCGCCCATGCCGGCTGGCTGCTCGATCGCCTCGGCGATCGCTACGTGATGTACGGCGAGACGATGAGCAAGAAGCACGCGGTGTTCTACGACGCGCTGCCGCATCACTTTTTCGAGTTCGACGTGTTCGATCGCGCAACGGGCCGTTTCCTGTCGACACCCGCGCGTCGCGCGCTGCTCGCCGACGGGCCCGTGCTGTCGGTGCCCGTGCTGTACGAAGGCATCGCGCCGGCGCGACTCGCGAACCTGAAGGCCATGCTCGGCCCGTCGCTCGCGAAGACGCCGGACTGGCGTCGCGCGTTCGAGGAAACGGTGCGGCGGCAGGGGCTCGACCTCGCGCGTGCATGGCAGCAGTGCGACAAGTCGGAGCGCTCCGAAGGGCTCTACGTGAAGGTCGAGACGGACGACACGACGACCGCGCGCCTGAAGTGGGTGCGCCACGATTTCGTGCAGGCCATTCTCGAATCGGCGCGCCATCACTCGGAGCAGCCGTTCATCCCGAACCTGCTCGCGCCGGGTGTCGACCTGTATGCGCCGCGCCCGACGGTCACGTGGGCATCGATCCCCGCCGCGCGCCCGAACCCATGA
- a CDS encoding AAA family ATPase, translating into MKYEQLQALVPAPGRQPDYHACLAAFPALEHAKTTPQEPAHHGEGDVWTHTMMVIDALLALPEYQAASRGDQEIVFLAALLHDVAKHGTTVIDPVTGAIGHPGHSRKGAIDARIALWDAGVPFAVREAICRMIAVHQVPFFAMSGSRRGTPEFIARELSWQVSLPLLCLLAEADIRGRICGDTQRVLDNIELLRELAREEGCYGQPRAFADAHTALSYFRGADVHPDYPLFRTPGAQVVVMSGLPASGKNTWVARHHPDLPVVSFDDARDALGLRHGQNEGAVAHHAIDAAKALLRAQQPFVWNATNLSPLMRKKTLDLLFAYNADVTLVYLEQPRAELLRRNARRDTSLTNRALEAMLLRWDLPLPTEAHAVRYEV; encoded by the coding sequence ATGAAGTACGAACAATTGCAGGCACTCGTGCCCGCACCCGGCCGGCAGCCGGACTATCACGCGTGTCTCGCGGCATTTCCCGCGCTCGAACACGCGAAGACGACACCGCAGGAGCCCGCGCACCACGGCGAAGGCGACGTGTGGACGCATACGATGATGGTGATCGATGCGCTGCTCGCGCTGCCCGAGTACCAGGCCGCATCGCGTGGCGACCAGGAGATCGTGTTCCTGGCCGCGCTGCTGCACGACGTCGCGAAGCACGGCACGACGGTCATCGATCCCGTTACCGGTGCGATCGGCCATCCCGGCCACTCGCGCAAGGGCGCGATCGATGCGCGGATTGCACTGTGGGATGCCGGCGTGCCGTTCGCGGTGCGCGAAGCGATCTGCCGGATGATCGCCGTGCACCAGGTGCCGTTCTTCGCGATGAGCGGGTCGCGCCGCGGCACGCCGGAGTTCATCGCGCGCGAGCTGTCATGGCAGGTCAGCCTGCCGCTGCTGTGCCTGCTTGCAGAAGCCGACATTCGCGGGCGCATCTGCGGCGACACGCAGCGCGTGCTCGACAACATCGAACTGTTGCGCGAACTCGCGCGGGAAGAGGGCTGCTACGGCCAGCCGCGTGCATTCGCCGATGCGCACACGGCGCTCAGCTACTTCCGCGGTGCGGACGTGCATCCCGACTATCCGCTGTTTCGCACACCGGGCGCGCAGGTCGTCGTGATGTCGGGCCTGCCTGCGTCGGGCAAGAACACGTGGGTGGCGCGGCATCATCCGGATCTGCCGGTCGTGTCGTTCGACGATGCGCGCGATGCATTGGGTCTGCGTCATGGGCAGAACGAGGGCGCGGTCGCGCACCATGCTATCGACGCCGCGAAGGCACTGTTGCGCGCGCAACAACCGTTCGTGTGGAATGCGACGAACCTGTCGCCGCTAATGCGCAAGAAGACGCTCGACCTGCTGTTTGCATACAACGCCGACGTGACGCTCGTCTACCTCGAACAGCCGCGCGCGGAACTGTTGCGCCGCAACGCGCGGCGCGACACGTCGCTGACGAACCGCGCGCTCGAGGCGATGCTGTTGCGCTGGGATTTGCCGCTGCCCACCGAAGCGCACGCAGTGCGGTATGAAGTCTGA
- a CDS encoding 5-formyltetrahydrofolate cyclo-ligase — protein sequence MAASGMLAGCADADIGPITNRMMKDPEYHETLSAFLISADGKSLVVIGKQYHYIFDVPPALAVNLTAPYRSKLYTDFDDFETHGDKISGRYVLRLAREDAPAGSELRERALADGFKDGRFELTERGTITGKRYQPNDVTPSSIPQAFNHAYNVTVIERPSVLGKGAKIALSPITIAADGALGLLGVALAPIALTTLLVLAH from the coding sequence GTGGCAGCGTCCGGCATGCTCGCCGGCTGCGCCGACGCCGACATCGGCCCCATCACCAATCGCATGATGAAGGATCCGGAATACCATGAAACGCTCTCGGCATTTCTGATCAGCGCGGACGGAAAGAGCCTCGTCGTCATCGGCAAGCAGTATCACTACATTTTCGATGTGCCGCCGGCCCTCGCCGTCAATCTCACGGCACCCTATCGCTCCAAGCTGTATACCGATTTCGACGATTTCGAGACGCACGGCGACAAGATCTCGGGGCGTTACGTGTTGCGGCTCGCGCGCGAGGACGCACCGGCCGGCTCCGAGCTTCGCGAGCGCGCGCTTGCCGACGGTTTCAAGGACGGGCGGTTTGAGCTGACGGAGAGAGGCACGATCACCGGAAAGCGTTATCAGCCGAACGATGTCACGCCTTCGTCGATCCCTCAGGCGTTCAATCACGCGTACAACGTCACGGTGATCGAGCGACCGTCGGTGCTCGGTAAGGGGGCGAAGATCGCGCTGTCGCCGATCACGATTGCAGCCGATGGTGCGCTCGGCCTGCTGGGTGTCGCGCTGGCGCCGATCGCACTTACCACGCTCCTCGTGCTGGCTCACTAG
- a CDS encoding NAD(P)H-dependent flavin oxidoreductase, with protein MNPSTDHRTLLRTLGMRAPIVQAPMAGVSTPALAAAVSNAGGLGSLGVGATNADGARKMIRDTRALTDRPFNINVFCHQPAHADAAVERAWLDWLAPVFREYGATPPATLSEIYTSFVADEAMQALLVEEKPAVVSFHFGLPSADVIAALKRAGVTLFASATNLDEARQIAAAGIDAIVAQGIEAGGHRGVFDSTAHDDRLGTFALTRLIVRECALPVIAAGGIMDGEGIAAALALGAQAAQLGTAFVACPETSIDDGYRRALLGDAARHTTFTAAISGRIARGLANRFTALGDDPRVPAIPAYPIAYDAGKALHAAAKAKGEFGYGAQWAGQAAPLVRPLPAAELFAALERETRAAIERMQHVLD; from the coding sequence ATGAATCCATCGACCGACCACCGGACGCTGTTGCGCACGCTCGGCATGCGCGCCCCGATCGTCCAGGCGCCGATGGCCGGCGTCAGCACGCCGGCGCTGGCGGCCGCCGTGTCGAATGCGGGCGGGCTCGGCTCGCTCGGCGTGGGCGCGACGAACGCCGACGGCGCCCGCAAGATGATCCGCGACACGCGCGCGCTCACCGACCGGCCGTTCAACATCAACGTGTTCTGCCACCAGCCGGCGCACGCCGACGCGGCCGTCGAACGCGCGTGGCTCGACTGGCTCGCGCCGGTGTTCCGCGAATACGGCGCGACGCCGCCCGCCACGCTGTCGGAGATCTATACGAGCTTCGTCGCGGACGAAGCCATGCAGGCGCTGCTCGTCGAAGAAAAGCCGGCCGTCGTCAGCTTCCATTTCGGGCTGCCGTCCGCGGACGTGATCGCCGCGCTGAAGCGCGCGGGCGTCACGCTGTTCGCGTCCGCGACGAACCTCGACGAAGCACGCCAGATCGCCGCCGCCGGCATCGACGCGATCGTCGCGCAGGGGATCGAAGCGGGCGGGCACCGCGGCGTGTTCGATTCGACCGCGCATGACGATCGCCTCGGCACGTTCGCACTCACGCGCCTGATCGTGCGCGAGTGCGCGCTGCCGGTGATCGCCGCCGGCGGCATCATGGACGGCGAGGGCATCGCCGCCGCGCTCGCGCTCGGCGCGCAGGCCGCCCAGCTCGGCACCGCGTTCGTCGCGTGCCCGGAGACGTCGATCGACGACGGCTATCGCCGCGCGCTGCTGGGCGATGCGGCACGCCATACGACGTTCACCGCCGCGATCTCGGGCCGGATCGCACGCGGCCTCGCGAATCGCTTCACCGCGCTCGGCGACGACCCGCGCGTGCCGGCCATACCCGCATACCCAATCGCGTACGACGCCGGCAAGGCACTGCATGCGGCCGCGAAGGCAAAGGGTGAATTCGGCTACGGCGCGCAGTGGGCCGGGCAGGCGGCGCCGCTCGTGCGGCCGCTGCCGGCGGCCGAGCTGTTCGCCGCGCTCGAACGCGAAACGCGGGCGGCGATCGAGCGGATGCAGCACGTGCTGGATTGA
- a CDS encoding GFA family protein has product MSATWFKGSCHCGAVKFEVRTAITPATRCNCSLCRRRGALMSPMFAASELKIVEGEGALTCYQFNTRTARHYFCSHCGIYPFHQTRKDPACWRVNLGCLDGVDPYALDATVADGASLSVVEDA; this is encoded by the coding sequence ATGTCTGCAACCTGGTTCAAAGGGTCCTGCCATTGCGGGGCCGTCAAATTCGAAGTCCGAACGGCCATTACGCCGGCGACGCGCTGCAACTGCAGCCTGTGCCGCCGGCGCGGCGCATTGATGAGCCCGATGTTCGCCGCCAGCGAACTGAAGATTGTCGAAGGCGAGGGCGCGCTGACGTGCTACCAGTTCAACACGCGCACGGCCCGTCACTATTTCTGCAGCCATTGCGGCATCTATCCGTTCCATCAGACGCGCAAGGATCCCGCCTGCTGGCGCGTCAATCTCGGCTGCCTCGATGGCGTCGACCCGTATGCGCTCGACGCGACGGTCGCCGACGGCGCGAGCCTCTCGGTCGTGGAGGACGCATGA
- a CDS encoding MarR family winged helix-turn-helix transcriptional regulator, whose protein sequence is MKPTETPSDTAPKLSEFLCFAIYSTNLAFGKAYKPILESLGLTYTQYITIIALWEQDNQTVGQLGEKLFLESNTLTPILKKLEALGYLERHRDPSDERQVLVSLTKSGRRVREKGLDMNLVEATGLKPDEFAKMQKAIVTLRGNLIRSTDE, encoded by the coding sequence ATGAAACCGACCGAAACCCCATCCGACACCGCACCGAAGTTGTCCGAGTTCCTGTGCTTTGCGATCTACTCGACGAACCTCGCGTTCGGCAAGGCGTACAAGCCGATCCTCGAATCGCTCGGCCTCACGTATACGCAATACATCACGATCATTGCGCTGTGGGAGCAGGACAACCAGACGGTCGGCCAGCTCGGCGAGAAGCTGTTCCTCGAATCCAATACGCTGACGCCGATCCTGAAGAAGCTCGAGGCGCTGGGCTACCTGGAGCGGCACCGCGATCCGTCGGACGAACGCCAGGTGCTCGTCAGCCTGACGAAAAGCGGCCGCCGCGTGCGCGAGAAGGGGCTCGACATGAACCTGGTCGAAGCCACCGGGTTGAAGCCGGACGAATTCGCGAAGATGCAGAAGGCGATCGTCACGCTGCGCGGCAACCTGATCCGGTCGACCGACGAATAA
- a CDS encoding GNAT family N-acetyltransferase produces the protein MSDATTGTAPGRAHPLDRVVWNALTGRQRRLAVGHDRAWRFPAAVAPFAATEDTSAASFDALRTLIAAHGPAALVTPDEIEPPAGLSVIRRANLLQMVWQRTRDPAPESGYVTLGEADVPDMLALTTAAQPGPFGPRTFELGHYIGIRSDGRLAAMAGERMQVDGYTEISAVCVDAAFRRQGLAARLMRALIAEIDAREDTPFLHVLTSNQVAIERYLALGFVVRRDMNLLVLGDGHA, from the coding sequence ATGTCCGATGCAACGACCGGAACCGCGCCGGGCCGTGCGCACCCGCTCGACCGTGTGGTGTGGAATGCGCTGACGGGCAGGCAGCGCCGCTTGGCGGTCGGCCACGACCGTGCATGGCGGTTTCCGGCGGCGGTCGCGCCGTTTGCCGCGACGGAGGATACGAGCGCGGCGTCGTTCGATGCATTGCGTACACTGATCGCCGCTCACGGGCCGGCGGCACTGGTCACGCCGGACGAGATCGAGCCGCCGGCGGGATTGTCGGTGATCCGGCGCGCGAACCTGTTGCAGATGGTCTGGCAGCGGACGCGCGACCCGGCGCCCGAATCGGGTTACGTCACGCTCGGCGAAGCCGATGTGCCGGACATGCTCGCGCTGACCACGGCCGCGCAGCCCGGCCCGTTCGGCCCGCGCACGTTCGAGCTCGGCCATTACATCGGCATTCGCAGCGACGGCAGGCTGGCCGCGATGGCCGGCGAGCGGATGCAGGTCGACGGGTATACGGAAATCAGCGCCGTCTGCGTGGATGCCGCATTCCGCCGGCAAGGGCTGGCGGCGCGGCTGATGCGGGCGTTGATTGCGGAGATCGATGCGCGCGAGGATACGCCTTTCCTGCACGTCCTCACGTCGAACCAGGTGGCGATCGAGCGCTATCTCGCACTCGGTTTCGTCGTCCGCCGCGACATGAACCTGCTGGTGCTGGGCGACGGGCACGCATGA
- a CDS encoding ATP-binding protein, with protein sequence MKSLRVRLLATVMAAVVVFWASWGAFLGIGLWREQRGWRDGMLESAAQLLLLSLPDAIDRLPEANAQAVVPNTAYGKYDVAFQVWVDGRNVMHSADAPGPALKADLRDGYGVSTGRGAAQDETWRVYSLSDPAGRIHVQTGGPATTWQEKASNALQLGLFNTAVMLGMLGVVIWWVIRWSFGPVREVQRAIQHKAAFDFSPLPLVTLPRELRPLVESFNRLLARLSQAVDTERRFIGDAAHELRTPLAALSAQAEVALQADSLADKNAALRRLAMGVERSARLSGQLLELARLDAGSRVDQHGPVDLSRLVALIASDFDAGAHARRQTVRVAVEPVRVWGDLDEIAIAVRNLIDNALRYGRDGGQVEITCDVPADAGGTRVRLRIADDGPGVPIGERERIFERFYRVPGTVQPGSGIGLSLVARIAASHGGSVEVTAGIGGNGLAVVLSFPIWVDPERWQR encoded by the coding sequence ATGAAGTCGCTACGCGTGCGCCTGCTCGCGACCGTGATGGCAGCGGTCGTCGTGTTCTGGGCGAGCTGGGGGGCGTTTCTCGGCATCGGCCTGTGGCGCGAGCAGCGCGGCTGGCGCGACGGCATGCTCGAGAGCGCCGCGCAACTGCTGCTGCTGTCGTTGCCGGATGCGATCGATCGCCTGCCCGAAGCGAACGCCCAGGCGGTGGTGCCGAACACCGCGTATGGCAAATACGACGTCGCGTTCCAGGTCTGGGTCGATGGCCGCAACGTGATGCACAGCGCGGATGCGCCGGGGCCGGCGCTCAAGGCGGACCTGCGGGACGGATACGGCGTGAGCACCGGGCGCGGCGCCGCGCAAGACGAGACCTGGCGGGTCTATTCGCTGTCGGATCCGGCGGGCCGGATTCACGTTCAGACGGGCGGCCCGGCCACGACCTGGCAGGAGAAGGCGAGCAACGCACTGCAACTCGGCCTGTTCAATACGGCGGTGATGCTCGGGATGCTGGGCGTCGTGATCTGGTGGGTGATCCGCTGGTCGTTCGGGCCGGTGCGCGAGGTCCAGCGAGCGATCCAGCACAAGGCCGCGTTCGATTTCTCGCCGCTGCCGCTGGTGACGCTGCCGCGCGAACTCCGCCCGCTCGTCGAGTCGTTCAATCGCCTGCTGGCGCGGCTGAGTCAGGCCGTCGACACCGAACGCCGCTTCATCGGCGATGCCGCGCACGAGTTGCGCACGCCGCTGGCAGCGTTGTCGGCCCAGGCGGAAGTCGCGTTGCAGGCGGATAGTCTGGCGGACAAGAACGCGGCATTGCGTCGGCTCGCCATGGGCGTCGAACGCAGTGCGCGGCTCTCCGGGCAATTGCTCGAGCTGGCGCGGCTGGATGCCGGATCGCGCGTCGACCAGCACGGGCCGGTAGACCTGTCGCGACTCGTTGCGCTGATCGCGAGCGACTTCGACGCGGGCGCGCATGCACGCCGACAGACGGTGCGGGTCGCGGTCGAACCGGTGCGCGTGTGGGGCGATCTGGACGAGATCGCGATTGCGGTGCGCAACCTGATCGACAACGCGCTGCGTTACGGCCGTGACGGCGGGCAGGTCGAGATCACGTGCGACGTCCCCGCCGATGCGGGCGGGACGCGGGTCAGGCTGCGGATCGCGGACGACGGGCCCGGCGTGCCGATCGGCGAGCGCGAGCGGATCTTCGAACGCTTTTATCGCGTACCGGGGACGGTGCAGCCGGGCAGCGGCATCGGCCTGTCGCTCGTCGCGCGAATCGCCGCGTCTCACGGCGGGTCGGTCGAGGTGACAGCCGGAATCGGGGGAAACGGGCTGGCGGTCGTCCTGTCGTTCCCGATATGGGTGGATCCGGAGCGCTGGCAGCGGTAG
- a CDS encoding response regulator transcription factor, translated as MDILLVEDDVMLADAVCAGLRQNGWRADWSADVPAARLALVGHDYDAVLLDLQLPGASGFTLLAAMRANYDPTPVLIVTARDQLSDRIRGLDAGADDYLVKPFQLDELYARLRALTRRSQGRVSERLVYRDVHVDPARKEVTRAGEPVALSIHEYRTLLALMERQGRVVTRTQLEARVYGNDSEIESNTIAVYIHQLRRKLGDELIVTVHGFGYRVGENPA; from the coding sequence ATGGATATCCTGCTGGTGGAAGACGATGTCATGCTGGCCGACGCCGTTTGCGCGGGCCTCAGGCAGAACGGCTGGCGCGCGGACTGGTCGGCCGACGTGCCGGCCGCGCGGCTCGCGCTCGTCGGCCACGACTACGACGCGGTGCTGCTCGACCTGCAACTGCCAGGCGCATCCGGCTTCACGCTGCTTGCTGCGATGCGCGCGAACTACGACCCGACGCCGGTATTGATCGTGACCGCGCGCGATCAGCTGAGCGACCGGATCCGCGGCCTCGACGCAGGCGCCGACGACTATCTCGTGAAGCCGTTCCAGCTCGACGAGCTCTATGCACGGCTGCGCGCGCTGACGCGCCGCAGCCAGGGCCGCGTGTCGGAGCGCCTGGTCTACCGCGACGTGCACGTCGATCCGGCGCGCAAGGAAGTCACGCGCGCCGGCGAACCCGTTGCGCTCAGCATCCACGAGTACCGCACGCTGCTCGCGCTGATGGAGCGGCAAGGCCGCGTCGTCACGCGCACGCAGCTCGAAGCGCGCGTCTACGGCAACGACAGCGAAATCGAAAGCAACACGATCGCGGTGTATATCCACCAACTGCGGCGCAAGCTTGGCGATGAGCTGATCGTGACGGTGCACGGCTTCGGCTATCGCGTCGGGGAGAACCCGGCATGA